The Dehalococcoidia bacterium genomic interval GGCAACTGCTGAAGACGTAAGACGGCTGCGTGAACTCACAAACGCAGGCGTGATGGACTGCAAGCGCGCCCTCGATGAGGCCGCCGGCAATATCGATCGCGCGGTCGAGATCCTCAAGGAGCGCGGCGCCGCATCGGCCGCGAAACGATCGAGTAGAGAGACATCGCAGGGGCTCGTCGACTCGTACATTCACGCAGGAGGCCGCATCGGCGTACTCGTCGAAGTGAATTGCGAGACCGACTTTGTGGCCCGCACGGACACCTTCAAGCAGCTCGTACACGACATCGCGATGCAGATCGCCGGTATCCCGACCACGCTTGCGATCAGGGAAGAGGAACTGCCCGACGATGCCGAGGGGTCGCCGG includes:
- the tsf gene encoding translation elongation factor Ts; protein product: MAATAEDVRRLRELTNAGVMDCKRALDEAAGNIDRAVEILKERGAASAAKRSSRETSQGLVDSYIHAGGRIGVLVEVNCETDFVARTDTFKQLVHDIAMQIAGIPTTLAIREEELPDDAEGSPEETVLLKQPFIRNGSQTIAQLVQGAIAQTGENIRIRRFARFELGQ